From one Phycisphaerae bacterium genomic stretch:
- a CDS encoding dihydrodipicolinate synthase family protein, with product MSLPMPTSEVLAAIRSGCVIPAHPLALNAKRTLDERRQRALTRYYLAAGAGGVAVGVHTTQFAIRHPSIGLLRPVLELASEEVNRFTRTGGKSAIIKIAGICGETRQAVEEAQLARELGYDIGLLSLSAMKDRSLEEMVRHARAVAEVLPIMGFYLQPAVGGRVLPFAFWRRLAEIDNLVAIKIAPFNRYQTLDVVRAVAESGRADQVALYTGNDDNIIADLLTACRMNHGGRQVTLRIVGGLLGHWAVWTRRAVEQLDAIRRLIAGHPEPAGSPYAGMTIADWLRQGIEVTDANAALFDAANSFAGCIAGLHEVLRRQGLLEGRWCIDPAEDLSPGQAEEIDRVYAAYPHLNDDAFVAAHRDKWLSG from the coding sequence ATGTCCTTGCCAATGCCAACAAGCGAGGTTCTGGCCGCGATTCGAAGCGGCTGCGTGATTCCTGCTCATCCGCTCGCCTTGAACGCGAAGCGAACGCTGGACGAACGGCGGCAGAGAGCTCTGACTCGCTACTATCTGGCGGCCGGTGCCGGTGGTGTCGCGGTGGGCGTTCATACGACCCAATTCGCGATCCGGCATCCTTCAATCGGACTGCTTCGGCCGGTGTTGGAGTTGGCGAGCGAGGAAGTGAACCGTTTCACACGAACAGGCGGCAAATCCGCGATCATCAAGATCGCGGGCATCTGCGGCGAGACCCGCCAGGCCGTCGAAGAGGCGCAACTCGCCCGCGAACTGGGTTACGACATCGGCCTGTTGAGCCTCTCGGCCATGAAGGATCGTTCGCTTGAGGAGATGGTCCGGCACGCCCGGGCCGTAGCAGAGGTCTTGCCCATCATGGGCTTTTATCTTCAGCCGGCCGTCGGCGGACGCGTGCTGCCTTTCGCCTTCTGGCGGCGCTTGGCCGAGATTGACAACTTGGTCGCGATCAAGATTGCCCCCTTCAATCGCTACCAGACGCTCGATGTTGTTCGGGCCGTGGCCGAGAGCGGTCGAGCGGACCAAGTGGCCCTTTACACGGGCAACGACGACAACATCATTGCTGATCTCTTGACCGCCTGCCGAATGAATCACGGCGGGCGGCAGGTGACGCTGCGGATTGTGGGCGGCTTGCTCGGGCACTGGGCGGTGTGGACGCGGCGGGCCGTCGAGCAGCTCGACGCCATTCGACGCCTGATCGCGGGTCACCCGGAGCCCGCCGGCAGCCCTTATGCCGGAATGACCATCGCAGACTGGTTGCGACAGGGCATTGAGGTGACCGACGCTAACGCCGCGCTCTTCGATGCGGCCAACAGCTTTGCCGGTTGTATTGCCGGCCTCCACGAGGTCCTTCGCCGTCAGGGTTTGCTTGAAGGGCGATGGTGCATCGATCCGGCCGAGGATCTGTCTCCGGGCCAGGCTGAGGAGATCGATCGCGTTTACGCCGCCTATCCTCATCTCAACGATGATGCCTTCGTCGCCGCTCACCGCGATAAATGGCTGAGCGGATAG
- the arfB gene encoding alternative ribosome rescue aminoacyl-tRNA hydrolase ArfB: MTAGMWGNCSDEASLQAWFMLPLAAPLASGSVLPYNMGVLASFSCDAINERVTERAAIVIQISSGVGISECELRFSFDRSPGPGGQNVNKVNTRVTLEFDVDRSMSLTVAQRTQIRRALASRIGQDGILRVVSSKERTQLGNRRAAVNRFIELLGAAFHAPKPRRKTSPPASANRQRLEVKAKRSQLKRSRSAEIAVGEE; encoded by the coding sequence GTGACCGCGGGAATGTGGGGCAACTGCTCGGACGAAGCATCGCTGCAAGCCTGGTTCATGTTGCCTCTGGCCGCACCTCTGGCGTCCGGGAGCGTTTTGCCCTATAATATGGGTGTGCTCGCTTCTTTCAGTTGTGATGCAATAAATGAGCGGGTTACGGAAAGGGCGGCGATCGTGATTCAGATCAGCAGTGGTGTTGGCATCAGCGAATGTGAACTGAGATTCTCCTTTGACCGGAGTCCCGGCCCAGGCGGGCAGAACGTCAACAAGGTCAACACCCGGGTGACGCTTGAGTTCGATGTCGACCGGAGCATGTCATTGACCGTTGCGCAGCGAACCCAGATCCGTCGCGCCTTGGCGAGCCGGATCGGGCAGGATGGCATTCTCCGCGTGGTTTCCAGCAAAGAGCGGACACAACTCGGCAACCGCCGGGCCGCCGTCAACCGCTTCATCGAGCTGCTCGGTGCTGCTTTCCACGCCCCCAAGCCCCGGCGCAAGACCTCGCCTCCGGCCTCGGCCAACCGCCAGCGCCTGGAGGTAAAAGCCAAACGCAGCCAACTCAAACGCTCGCGCTCGGCCGAGATAGCGGTCGGAGAAGAATGA